The Chlamydia trachomatis A/HAR-13 nucleotide sequence GACACCTATCCATGGGGAGATCTCGTGGAGGAGAATCTCTATTCCTGAACATGCAACGTATAGCCGTTCAATATCTGGCTCGAAAAACCTAATGAGATAGCCAATGATTCTCATTGGCTATCTCCTCCTGCTCACAAGACTACTTAGTTTCTTCGACGAGCATTCCTTACCAAGCGGAATGCTGTATAGAGAAAGTATAATAGCATGACCCCGCACCATATCATACGTATAACATTAAGCGTGCGCGCCACACCTGTTGTCTGAACATCAGTCTCATAAATCCCAGTAATAGATGGAAGAACAGGTCTGGTTGTGCTATTCCCCGAACATGTACTAGTATTATTTAACGACGGGATAGTCGAATTGGCAATTACTGTAGAATTTGGTGTAGAGGTATTGTTGCAAGGAACTTCTCGACATATCTCTGGCAATCTTAAGCTAAAGCCGTCTATTCCGAGAAACATTAGCTGCACCAAAGCCCCACAAACTACAGACACTAACTCTACCGAAGTACCAACGGCAGCATGTTGTCTAGAACGATATCGGTCTCTCCGATCATCCCCAAATAGCTCTACCGCTTGACTATTGGATTCAGAGACCCTAGCCCTTTCTTCTCTATATACACTCGGAGTTGTAATCCTCATGCCCAATCCAACAACTCTATCCCATAAGGCAGGCCAATGCCTCTCGGCAATATCCAAAAGAATTACAGGTATCAGAGTAGACTCCATCCAAAAAAATAGGTTCCTCAGGCAAGACTGGCGAGGATCATTTTGAAGCAGCAACTGAATCGTTACCCCGTAGCCGCAACTTAACTCCATAACTCCGACCAACCATGCCCAAGAGGAGAATAACTTCGCAAGCATCCTTAACATACGGGAACGTTGCGCTCTTCTTGGACTATGAGTACACAATAGAAAGATTTCCGAAAGAACTCCTCCCACATAAGAAGCTGTAAATCCTGAATCCAACATATCTAAAGCTTCCCAAGATACAGGGGTATAGGAATATGCAGCCTTGGTTGTAGTTAGAGTATGTCTACACAGAGTAGTCAACAAAAGAATCAACCGTACATAAGAAAAAGGGAAGGGATTCGCTGCTCGCACAGAAGAGGTCATATCCTCATTTAAAGCTGCATACAAACGCGCAAAAGCAACACTATCTTCTGAGGATACTACTCGAACAAGTTGCAAACGAGAAGAGTCCGAATCCTCACTAGTAGGAGAACTCGCTGCAGACAAAGAACTCAATCCTGCAAGCCGTATAAATTCCATACGCAAACCAAGTTCAAAGCATGCATCCCCCACTCCAGGAGTAATACTTTGTGAGTGAGGAGAAAATGGAACATGTGAAACACACCCATCTCTTCGGGCAGACAGGTATCCACTCATATCTAGAATTCGTCCACAACTACCAGGACTTGTGTAGAAATGTCTATTGTCGCTTACTGTTACAAAAAATGATGGATTAATTCCAACAACCCGAATACGAGCACGCTGTAACGGACAGCTAATCAACTGAAGAGCTCTCTCTACAAATAGCCCTCCATCGCCATAGTAAATCTGTAAAAACCACCCATCAGACACCCTACTGAAAAACCTATCCCAAGCTCTCAACAAAGCTTGTACCTTAGGGTGATGAGCAGAAATTGGAAAACAGCCCGCCACCCCTAGTCCTCTAGCGAGCAGGTTACAGGCCATTCCACCAGCATTAGGAATCGCAGTCACAGGCTGATGAAAGAGTTCGCTCAACTGAAAGCTCTCTCCCCACACACTACGATGAGTTGACCCACTAGCATTAACGTATCCTACTTCAACAAACGGTATTCGATTGTCGTCGTCATCATCATCACTAAAATCACATACACGCACTCCAGAACGCCTATTCGCAGCAGAATCAAGACTCAAATCTATCAAATCTGAAGAGGGACTGCTATCCCCCCCCAATAACCATTAAACTCACATGTTCTGCAGTAGCCTGAATCTGCATAGAAGCAGAACTCACAGATACCCCATCTTCTGGTAAAGAACTCTGAACACTCGATTCAGTGGTATTCTCTTCGTCGCTATGTATGCGACAATAAGGTGTGTCTTACTATTATTGGAACATGGATCAGGCATATCTTCTCCCTAAAGGCGCCCCCTTTAAAATTGTTATTTAACAACCACAAATGCTTCTAAACGACCCAATCCCCTCATTGCCATGAACTAAAAAACTTGTGATCGAGTCAAAAAAAAGCTCTTTGCTAGACCTTTAGGTCTAACAAAGAGCTTTATCACCGTTCGCGAATTACTAATCTCTTCTCTGCTTAACCTCCTTCGGTCCACCCCTCAGTCAAAGAAACCCAACGTTTGGTAACAGGATGCATCATTTGAGAGAAAACAACTTCATAGGAAGCAATCATTTGCGAACAAACACACCCAGAGAACTGCTGCTGCAGACCTGACTCTGAAATCAAAGCAAAAGCGTTTCTAAAACTGAGTGTGTTCATATATGGAAATAATTTTTAATATTGGCTCAAGATTTTATTCTTCTTAGAAAATAAACTCAAGAGCTTTTCATTCGCTTAAATAACTGAAAATGAGATCCTCTAATTCAACAATCTTGGGAACGATAAAACATTTTTGACCCAAGCTTGGTCACACCCGTCTCTAAGAAGTAGGCACAAATACTATGTTGAACAAAACAAGAAGAAAACGGATGAGCCCATGTCTAAAAAGCCCTCTGTAGACCAGAAGGCTTGCTTTGACTTTGTAATGATTATAAACTTCTCTTGATTTCGGTCTCTATCCTTAAGTACTGCTCGAACCCGTAACGCGGAGTCCTTCGAATTACACCAGGATCTAGTTCTGATTACACAACACCTTGTTACTAACATCGACTGATGAGCATCTAAAAACAATACACAATTGTTACTTAAAACGACTTTTAGGCGTTCATCATAATAAATAAAAAAGAAACCAAGGGAATAGTATCGATTTCAAAGAAAAGGCGCAACGATAAAACAAAACCGTCTTAAATAAAAATTATAATACCTTGATAAACTTTGTTCTTGTCAAACATTAGCCACCTATGATAGGCTTCCCTTCTTCTATCCTGGGGCAATAGCTCAGCGGTTAGAGCTGCGGACTCATAACCCGTAGGTCCCTGGTTCAAATCCAGGTTGCCCCATTCTTGTCTCCCGGTCTATAAAAACTCTCCCTCTAAAACACTAAAGTGTTGAACTCGACAGTTCCTTAGCTGAGTTTATCAATGCCTGCATCAAAAAAATATCTTTGCGCAAAATGCCTGGGCACTCTACCCCAGAAGACACATCAATTCCCCTGGGATTGAGAAGACTGATACCTTCTTTGATATTCCAAAGGTTGACTCCTCCACCCAACATCCAATTATTATGTTGAAAAGGAGAGAATGCTTTCCAATCAAAAGGAGAGCCTCTTTCTCCGCCAATGTGGTCGTATACAACAGTTACTGCATCGTTCATTGGGGGCAGTGCTGCAGAGGGCTGCCCATTAGAATAAACGGATACAACATAGAAAATAGAAAAATGCTCTCGTAAATGAGAAAATTTGAATAGAATATCCTCTCCAGACAACTGGATACTGGTAATCCCTGTCGTCTCAGTAATAGCTAAAATTTCTTCTACTGAATGCTCTGGGAATACTCCAACAGGTTCCGAATTCCCTTCCTGTATAGCCTCTACGATATACTTTGCTTTTTCTTCACTCACACATCTTCGAGAATCTTTAGCAAAAATCATGCCAATGTAATCGGCTCCCGCTTTGGCAGCTTCCCGAGCATCATCAGGATGCGTAATACCACAAATTTTCACCTTCATATAACAAAGGGGCTAAAACCAACTATTTAAGCAAATTCACAGAAAAAAGTAAGACAAGAAGATTAGCATATCCAAGAGATTTATATCAAAGCAATAGAAAATAAATCATATAAAAATAAGCCTTCCTTGCAAGAAATCGAGTATTACGCTTTGATCTATCTTACAAAATACATGCACAGGTTATTCAGCAAATCTCATGTTTACAGACAAAGAAACTCACAGAAAACCATTTCCAACTTGGGCCCACCTTCTCCACTCTGAGCCATCAAAGCAATTTGTTTTCGGTAATTGGAAAATGAACAAAACGCTTACTGAAGCTCAGACCTTTTTAAAAAGTTTCATCTCTAGTGACATTCTGTCTAATCCCCAAATCATTACAGGAATCATTCCTCCTTTCACACTGCTGTCAGCTTGTCAACAGGCTGTAAGCGATTCCCCCATCTTTCTTGGAGCCCAAACCACTCATGAGGCTGACTCAGGAGCTTTTACTGGTGAGATTTCAGCCCCAATGCTCAAAGATATCGGAGTCGATTTTGTTCTCATCGGACATTCCGAAAGACGTCATATCTTTCATGAACAAAATCCTGTACTTGCTGAAAAAGCTGCTGCAGCTATCCATAGTGGAATGATTCCAGTTCTGTGTATTGGAGAAACTCTAGAAGAACAAGAATCTGGAGCAACTCAAGATATTCTTTTAAATCAACTGACTATAGGATTATCTAAACTCCCTGAGCAAGCCTCTTTCATTCTAGCTTATGAACCAGTCTGGGCTATAGGCACCGGAAAAGTAGCTCATCCTGATCTAGTTCAGGAAACCCATGCTTTCTGTAGAAAAACGATTGCTTCTCTCTTTTCCAAAGATATTGCGGAACGCACCCCCATTCTTTACGGAGGATCTGTGAAAGCCGATGATGCTCGCTCACTTTCCCTCTGCCCTGATGTTAATGGTCTTTTAGTTGGAGGAGCCTCTTTATCTTCAGAGAATTTCTTATCCATTATACAACAAGTCGATATCCCATAACTCACACGTACCTATGTCGATCACATCCCCTCCTATAGAAGTTTCTGTCCTGACAGATTCTATTAAGAATCTTTTAGAAAAAAATTTTCTTCGCGTAGTGGTTAAAGGAGAACTTAGTAACGTCTCTTTACAAACAAGCGGTCACTTATATTTTGCTATCAAAGATAGCAAGGCTGTACTTAACGGAGCCTTTTTTCATTTCCGTAGCAAATACTTTGACCGCAAACCAAAAGATGGCGACTACGTGATTCTTCATGGGAAACTCACAGTCTATGCTCCTAGAGGACAATACCAGATTGTGGCCTATGCTCTCACCTTCTCCGGAGAAGGTAATTTGCTGCAACAATTCGAAGAACGCAAACAACGTCTCGCTGCTGAGGGATATTTCGATCCTAAACGCAAAAAGCCTCTTCCTTCAGGAGCTCGCGTAATAGGGGTGATTACAAGCCCTACAGGGGCTGTAATTCAAGATATTTTACGAGTTCTTTCTCGCCGTTGTCACCAATTTCAAGTCATCTTATATCCAGTGACGGTACAAGGAGCTACTGCGGCTCAAGAGATTTCTCAGGCTATTCAATTTTTCAATCAAAACAGTATGGGGGTCCACGCTCTTATCATCGCAAGGGGCGGTGGAAGTATCGAGGATCTCTGGGCTTTTAATGAAGAAGAGCTAGTTAAATCTATTGTAGCAAGCTCCATTCCTATTATTTCTGCTGTTGGTCACGAGACTGATTTCACTCTCTGCGACTTTGCATCCGATGTTCGTGCTCCGACCCCCTCTGCAGCAGCAGAAATTGTATGTAAGAGTAGTGATCAATACCGCCAAGAACTGCAAAATCTACGGCGCTACGTCTCGTCTCATGCAAGACAATTTATTGCAGCTAAAAAAAACCTTCTCACTCATTGGCAAAGACATCTTGCTTCAGTAGATTTCTACCACACAGCACAACAAACTTTAGATTACACCCGAGCGGCCTTAGAAAGAGGGATAGAAACCAAACTTGAATACTATAAACAACGATTTGCGCAATATAGACGCTGGTTGAAAAGCGATGTTTTGATTCGTATAGAAAAACATTTGGCGGATCTGAACCAATCTCTTATGCTTTCTATAAAAAATAAAATTTATACAAAAAAAACCTCTCTAAACCAGCTATACACTTCTTGTCTCAAAAATGAACTACTGAATTTACAGCACCGCACGCAGCACTCGCGGAATATTTTAAGCCAGCTATCTAGGAGGCTGCATATCGCGATTGCAAGCTCACAACAAACTCACCAAGAGTGTTTGGTTCGTCTTCAGAACGAACTTTCTTTCACAATACAACACCTGCTAACTAAGGCGAAAGAACGGTGCCAGGCTATACAAGAACAAGCTTCCTCACTAAATCCAAAAAATGTTTTAAAAAGAGGTTTTGCCCAGCTCTTTGACTTTAATAAACACTTTGTTATCATCTCTGCGGAATCTCTTAAACAAAGCGATCTTGTGCGGGTCTGCCTCCAAGACGGTGAAGCAGTTGTATCAGTAAAAGAAGTTTGGCTTAACAATGACAAAAAAGGCTAAAAACGTGGAAAAAATCCCTTTTGAAGACGCTATGAAACGTTTGGAAGAGATCATAGACCTTATGAATCAACCAACCACGTCTTTAGAAGCTTCTCTTACCTTGTATGAAGAGGCTGATCAATTAATGCGTATATGTGAGTCTCACATTCAAGAAGTCGAAGCACGTATTAAACAGCTTTCCGACCAACGGAGCGAATCGTAGCCGGTCATGCAGGAAATCTCGGTACCCGAAGCAAGTCATCTGGACACCGTTATACAGCGCCTTCTGGTTTTACAGAAGGCGCTTGAGGACTGTCATTCCGTGGAAGCTATCTTGGCTATCTATGAGGAAATGTTTTCTCTTATTCAAGAAGGAGAAACCAATTTGAACCATGTCGAACAGCTGAGTTTTCAGCTACAATTAAACCCCGATGGTTCTGTCGCAGTAGATACTTCAGGCAATCCCATTAAGCATCCTTTTATCCCTGGGGAATCTGTATGACCTACTCCCTTTTGCCACACATCCACTCTCCTCAAGATCTTCATGCTTTATCTTTAGATAAGCTCCCTGTATTGTGTGATGAAATTCGTAATAAGATTATTGAGAGTCTCTCTCTAACAGGTGGCCACTTAGCTTCTAATTTAGGTGGAGTAGAGCTTACCGTTGCTCTGCATTACGTTTTCTCCTCACCAGATGATCAGTTTATTTTTGATGTCGGGCACCAATCCTATGTACATAAACTATTAACAGGCCGCAACACAGAAGCTTTCTCCAATATACGACATGATAACGGACTCAGTGGATTTACAACCCCCCAAGAGTCGAACCACGATATATTTTTCTCTGGTCATGCGGGCAATGCCCTTTCTTTAGCTTTAGGGCTGGCCAAGGGTTCTTCAAATAGCTCTTCGCATATACTACCTATTCTTGGAGATGCTGCTTTTTCTTGTGGCTTAACACTAGAAGCTTTGAATAACATCCCTGCTGACTTATCGAAGTTCATTATTGTCCTGAACGACAACCAAATGTCGATCTCAGAAAACGTTGGGAATATTCCTCAAGGAATCTCCCATTGGATGTATCCTCAAAAAATAAGTAAACTATCTCAAAAAATTCACTCTTGGATACAGAATCTTCCAAGTTTTCTACACAAAAAGAAGACTTTATCGCACAAAGTAGATATCGCTCTGAAATCTTTATCCCATCCTTTGTTTGAACAGTTTGGCCTACATTACGTAGGTCCTATTGACGGACATAACGTCAAAAAGCTTGTTCAAGCTCTGCAAATGATCAAAGACCAGCCTCAGCCTATTCTGTTTCATGTGTGTACAGTAAAAGGAAATGGTTTAGCTGAAGCTGAAAGAGACCCGATTCGCTATCATGGAGTGAAAGCGCATTTCCAAAATACCTCTCTAAAAAAAACCTCTGGCAATGTTGAATTACAAACCCCGATTTCGTTCCCTCAACATGCCGGGAATATCCTATGTCGACTAGGGAAGAAATATCCTCAATTGCAAGTCGTAACTCCTGCCATGTCTTTAGGGTCTTGTTTGGAAGATTTCCGCAAACAATTCCCAGATCGTTTCACAGATGTAGGCATAGCAGAAGGTCATGCTGTCACATTTTCGGCAGGAATAGCTCGTAGCGGCACCCCTGTATGCTGCTCTATCTATTCTACTTTTTTACACCGGGCTATGGACAACGTATTCCATGATGTCTGTATGCAAGAGCTCCCCGTGATCTTCGCTATTGATCGTGCAGGGCTAGCTTTCCACGATGGACGTAGCCACCATGGTATCTATGATTTAGGCTTCTTATGTTCCATGCCGAATATGGTCATTTGTCAACCACGCAACGCCCTTGTTCTTGAAAGACTGTTCTTTTCTTCTCTATTATGGAAATCTCCTTGTGCCATTCGATACCCTAACATCCCAGCTAATGAGAAAGCTTCTAACAGTTTCTTCCCTTTTTCTCCCATTCTTCCTGGAGAGGCTGAGATTCTTTGCCAAGGAGATGATTTATTGTTGATAGCTCTTGGGCACATGTGTAACACTGCTCTAACCGTCAAAGAACATCTTCTAGATTACGGAATCTCAACAACAGTTGTTGATCCCATTTTTATTAAACCTTTGGATCGAAAACTCCTACAATCCCTACTTACCCACCACTCCAAAGTAATCATTTTAGAAGAACATTCTATTCATGGCGGCTTAGGGTCAGAGTTTCTCCTTTTCTTAAACCAACATAATATTAAGGCAGATGTTCTCTCCCTCGGAGTACCAGATATGTTTATCCCGCACGGAAATCCTGAAACTATTTTAAATTTGATTGGACTCACCAGCGATCACATCACTCAACGAATCCTTTCTCATTTTAAATTCTTCACACCCATTCCTATCGAACGCTTTTTTAAAGCGTAGCGATTGCGGTTGCTAAATATTTTGTATAGTTGAAGGCTTCTTTCATTTCGGATATTCTAGAAGATATTCTACTCACTAATACCGGTATCCCGATTTATGATCGCTAGAACGAAAATTATTTGTACGATAGGCCCTGCAACGAATACCCCTGAGATGCTGGAAAAGCTTCTTGATGCAGGGATGAATGTAGCTCGCCTTAATTTTAGCCACGGGACCCATGAAAGCCATGGCCGGACCATCGCTATTCTTAAAGAACTACGAGAGAAGCGCCAAGTTCCTTTAGCTATTATGCTAGATACAAAAGGTCCCGAAATTCGTTTAGGCCAAGTAGAATCTCCTATAAAAGTACAGCCTGGGGATCGTCTTACTCTCGTTAGCAAAGAAATTTTAGGATCCAAAGAAAGCGGCGTTACTCTTTATCCAAGTTGTGTATTCCCTTATGTTAGAGAACGAACTCCTGTTCTCATTGATGATGGGTATATCCAAGCAGTGGTGGTCAATGCTCAAGAGCATATGGTGGAAATAGAGTTTCAAAATTCAGGAGAAATAAAATCCAACAAATCTCTTAGCATCAAAGATATCGATGTTGCTCTTCCTTTCATGACAGAGAAGGATATTGCAGACTTAAAATTTGGGGTAGAACAAGAACTCGATCTTATCGCTGCTTCGTTCGTCAGATGTAATGAAGATATTGACAGCATGCGTAAAGTTTTGGAAAGCTTTGGTCGTCCTAATATGCCCATCATTGCTAAAATAGAAAATCATTTAGGAGTACAAAATTTCCAAGAGATCGCTAGAGCTGCTGATGGTATCATGATTGCACGCGGGGATCTTGGTATTGAATTGTCTATTGTTGAAGTTCCTGGACTACAAAAATTTATAGCCCGAGCATCGAGGGAAACGGGTCGGTTTTGTATCACTGCAACGCAAATGCTCGAGTCAATGATTCGCAACCCCCTTCCTACACGAGCCGAAGTCTCTGACGTTGCCAACGCCATTTACGATGGAACCTCTGCAGTCATGTTGTCTGGAGAAACTGCCTTAGGAGCCCATCCTGTACATGCAGTAAAAACAATGCGTTCCATTATCCAAGAGACTGAGAAGACTTTCGATTACCACGCTTTTTTCCAGCTGAACGACAAAAACAGCGCTCTCAAAGTTTCTCCTTATCTTGAAGCCATTGGGTTTTCTGGAATCCAAATTGCAGAAAAAGCATCTGCCAAAGCCATTATTGTGTATACCCAGACGGGAGGATCTCCGATGTTTTTATCCAAATATCGACCTTATCTCCCTATTATTGCTGTTACCCCTAACCGCAATGTGTACTATCGTTTAGCTGTAGAATGGGGAGTATATCCTATGCTAACCCTAGAATCGAACCATACAGTCTGGCGTCACCAAGCTTGTGTATATGGAGTAGAAAAAGGAATTCTTTCTAACTATGATAAAATTCTTGTCTTCAGCCGCGGAGCTGGGATGCAAGATACCAACAATCTCACCTTGACAACTGTGCATGATGTGCTATCCCCCTCTCTTGACGAGATAGTTCCATAATCATTGAAACCATATAGCAGGTATGTCTTCTATCGTTAGACTTTCTGGTATTACTGTAAGGAATTTAAAAAACATTACAGTAGAGTTTTGTCCTCGAGAGATCGTTTTGTTCACCGGGGTTTCTGGATCCGGAAAGTCTTCTCTTGCTTTCAATACTATTTATGCCGCAGGAAGAAAACGCTACCTTGCTACCCTCCCCTCTTTCTTTGCAACAAAGCTAGACTCCTTACCAGATCCCTCCGTAAAAAAGATAGAAGGATTGTCTCCAACCGTAGCCGTTAAGCAAAACTTTTTCGAACAACACATACATGCGACAGTCGGTAGTACAACCGAAATTAACTCGTATTTAGCCCTACTTTTCTCCTTAGAGGGCCAAGCCTATGATCCGGTTACACTACACCCTCTAACTCTATACAGTAAGGAAAAAATCCTTTCTGAAATAGCTGCCATTCCAGATGGAACTCAACTGACTTTGCTCGCTCCTCTTCCCGCCAGGGATGTTCTTACCGTTCGAGAATGTCTCCGTCAAGGGTTTACCAAAGTCCTCATTGATGAAGAGGTTGTTCCTATTCATAAGTTTCTTACAACAGGCATTCCTGTTCCCGGTCAACTCATTGTCGATACGTTGATCAAAAATACCTCTAACACTCCGCGGTTAAAAGTCAGCTTATTTACAACCTTAGACATCGGTCATGGTGAATGCTCCTTACACTTCGATAATCAGAAACGAGTCTTTTCCACACAGGCGACTCTTCCAGAAACACAACAAACCTATGCGCCGCTATCCCCAGATCTTTTTTCGTCGCACAGTCACAAAGATCGTTGTCCACAATGCCAAGGTTCAGGAATCTTTATATCCATCGATGATCCCTGTATCATCCAGCAAACGCTCTCCATCGAAGACAACTGCTGTCCTTTTGCAGGGAATTGCTCCACCTTCTTATATAGAACCACCTATCAATCTCTAGCTGATAGCCTAGGATTTAGTCTCAGCACTCCGTGGCAAAATCTTTCTCCTGAAATCCAACATATTTTTTTATATGGGAAAGAAGGTCTCTCTATCCCAGTAAAGCTGTTTGATGGAACTTTAGGTAAGAAAACCCAGACACATAAGCAATGGAAAGGTGTGCTCAATGAAATTGGAGAAAAAATTCGATTTTCAAATAAGCCTGCTCGCTACCTTCCTAAAGGGACTTCCTATACAGTATGCCCCAGATGTAACAAGACTGGACTCAGCGACTATGCTAATGCTACCCGATGGCATGGGAAAAGCTTTGCAGACTTTCAACAAATGTCTCTTCAAGAGTTATTTATTTTCCTGAATCAACTTCCTGAGAAAGAGCTCGCTATTGAGGAAGTAATCCAAGGATTCAAATCGCGACTTACTATTCTGATAGATCTTGGTCTTCCCTACCTTTCTCCAGAAAGAGCTATTGATACTCTTTCCGGGGGAGAACGGGAACGTACGGCCTTAGCTAAGCATCTAGGTGCCGAACTCATCGGAGTCATGTATATCCTGGATGAGCCTTCTATTGGGCTACATCCTCAGGATACCCATAAGCTTATGAATGTTATTCGAAGACTCCGTGATCAGGGAAACACTGTCTTACTCGTTGAACATGATGAGCAGATGATTTCTCTCGCAGACCGGGTCATTGATATCGGCCCAGGAGCTGGTATTTTTGGTGGCGAAGTTGTCTTCAATGGATCTCCTAGAGAATTTCTGGCAAAGAGTGACTCTTTGACCGCACAATATCTCCGTCAAGAGCAACATATTTCGGTCCCTGCTAAACGTACAAACTCCTTAGGGACAATTACCTTATCTAAAGCCAATAAGCATAATCTTAAGGACCTGACAGTTTCAATTCCATTAGGACAAATGACTGTCGTCACCGGAGTCTCTGGTTCTGGGAAATCTTCTCTTATCAACGATACACTAGTCCCTTGTGTGGAAGAGTTTATTGAACAGGGATTCTGTTCC carries:
- a CDS encoding DUF687 family protein; the encoded protein is MGGDSSPSSDLIDLSLDSAANRRSGVRVCDFSDDDDDDNRIPFVEVGYVNASGSTHRSVWGESFQLSELFHQPVTAIPNAGGMACNLLARGLGVAGCFPISAHHPKVQALLRAWDRFFSRVSDGWFLQIYYGDGGLFVERALQLISCPLQRARIRVVGINPSFFVTVSDNRHFYTSPGSCGRILDMSGYLSARRDGCVSHVPFSPHSQSITPGVGDACFELGLRMEFIRLAGLSSLSAASSPTSEDSDSSRLQLVRVVSSEDSVAFARLYAALNEDMTSSVRAANPFPFSYVRLILLLTTLCRHTLTTTKAAYSYTPVSWEALDMLDSGFTASYVGGVLSEIFLLCTHSPRRAQRSRMLRMLAKLFSSWAWLVGVMELSCGYGVTIQLLLQNDPRQSCLRNLFFWMESTLIPVILLDIAERHWPALWDRVVGLGMRITTPSVYREERARVSESNSQAVELFGDDRRDRYRSRQHAAVGTSVELVSVVCGALVQLMFLGIDGFSLRLPEICREVPCNNTSTPNSTVIANSTIPSLNNTSTCSGNSTTRPVLPSITGIYETDVQTTGVARTLNVIRMIWCGVMLLYFLYTAFRLVRNARRRN
- a CDS encoding phosphoribosylanthranilate isomerase translates to MKVKICGITHPDDAREAAKAGADYIGMIFAKDSRRCVSEEKAKYIVEAIQEGNSEPVGVFPEHSVEEILAITETTGITSIQLSGEDILFKFSHLREHFSIFYVVSVYSNGQPSAALPPMNDAVTVVYDHIGGERGSPFDWKAFSPFQHNNWMLGGGVNLWNIKEGISLLNPRGIDVSSGVECPGILRKDIFLMQALINSAKELSSSTL
- the tpiA gene encoding triose-phosphate isomerase, whose protein sequence is MFTDKETHRKPFPTWAHLLHSEPSKQFVFGNWKMNKTLTEAQTFLKSFISSDILSNPQIITGIIPPFTLLSACQQAVSDSPIFLGAQTTHEADSGAFTGEISAPMLKDIGVDFVLIGHSERRHIFHEQNPVLAEKAAAAIHSGMIPVLCIGETLEEQESGATQDILLNQLTIGLSKLPEQASFILAYEPVWAIGTGKVAHPDLVQETHAFCRKTIASLFSKDIAERTPILYGGSVKADDARSLSLCPDVNGLLVGGASLSSENFLSIIQQVDIP
- the xseA gene encoding exodeoxyribonuclease VII large subunit, with amino-acid sequence MSITSPPIEVSVLTDSIKNLLEKNFLRVVVKGELSNVSLQTSGHLYFAIKDSKAVLNGAFFHFRSKYFDRKPKDGDYVILHGKLTVYAPRGQYQIVAYALTFSGEGNLLQQFEERKQRLAAEGYFDPKRKKPLPSGARVIGVITSPTGAVIQDILRVLSRRCHQFQVILYPVTVQGATAAQEISQAIQFFNQNSMGVHALIIARGGGSIEDLWAFNEEELVKSIVASSIPIISAVGHETDFTLCDFASDVRAPTPSAAAEIVCKSSDQYRQELQNLRRYVSSHARQFIAAKKNLLTHWQRHLASVDFYHTAQQTLDYTRAALERGIETKLEYYKQRFAQYRRWLKSDVLIRIEKHLADLNQSLMLSIKNKIYTKKTSLNQLYTSCLKNELLNLQHRTQHSRNILSQLSRRLHIAIASSQQTHQECLVRLQNELSFTIQHLLTKAKERCQAIQEQASSLNPKNVLKRGFAQLFDFNKHFVIISAESLKQSDLVRVCLQDGEAVVSVKEVWLNNDKKG
- a CDS encoding exodeoxyribonuclease VII small subunit, whose translation is MTKKAKNVEKIPFEDAMKRLEEIIDLMNQPTTSLEASLTLYEEADQLMRICESHIQEVEARIKQLSDQRSES
- a CDS encoding 1-deoxy-D-xylulose-5-phosphate synthase; the protein is MTYSLLPHIHSPQDLHALSLDKLPVLCDEIRNKIIESLSLTGGHLASNLGGVELTVALHYVFSSPDDQFIFDVGHQSYVHKLLTGRNTEAFSNIRHDNGLSGFTTPQESNHDIFFSGHAGNALSLALGLAKGSSNSSSHILPILGDAAFSCGLTLEALNNIPADLSKFIIVLNDNQMSISENVGNIPQGISHWMYPQKISKLSQKIHSWIQNLPSFLHKKKTLSHKVDIALKSLSHPLFEQFGLHYVGPIDGHNVKKLVQALQMIKDQPQPILFHVCTVKGNGLAEAERDPIRYHGVKAHFQNTSLKKTSGNVELQTPISFPQHAGNILCRLGKKYPQLQVVTPAMSLGSCLEDFRKQFPDRFTDVGIAEGHAVTFSAGIARSGTPVCCSIYSTFLHRAMDNVFHDVCMQELPVIFAIDRAGLAFHDGRSHHGIYDLGFLCSMPNMVICQPRNALVLERLFFSSLLWKSPCAIRYPNIPANEKASNSFFPFSPILPGEAEILCQGDDLLLIALGHMCNTALTVKEHLLDYGISTTVVDPIFIKPLDRKLLQSLLTHHSKVIILEEHSIHGGLGSEFLLFLNQHNIKADVLSLGVPDMFIPHGNPETILNLIGLTSDHITQRILSHFKFFTPIPIERFFKA
- the pyk gene encoding pyruvate kinase encodes the protein MIARTKIICTIGPATNTPEMLEKLLDAGMNVARLNFSHGTHESHGRTIAILKELREKRQVPLAIMLDTKGPEIRLGQVESPIKVQPGDRLTLVSKEILGSKESGVTLYPSCVFPYVRERTPVLIDDGYIQAVVVNAQEHMVEIEFQNSGEIKSNKSLSIKDIDVALPFMTEKDIADLKFGVEQELDLIAASFVRCNEDIDSMRKVLESFGRPNMPIIAKIENHLGVQNFQEIARAADGIMIARGDLGIELSIVEVPGLQKFIARASRETGRFCITATQMLESMIRNPLPTRAEVSDVANAIYDGTSAVMLSGETALGAHPVHAVKTMRSIIQETEKTFDYHAFFQLNDKNSALKVSPYLEAIGFSGIQIAEKASAKAIIVYTQTGGSPMFLSKYRPYLPIIAVTPNRNVYYRLAVEWGVYPMLTLESNHTVWRHQACVYGVEKGILSNYDKILVFSRGAGMQDTNNLTLTTVHDVLSPSLDEIVP